Proteins from a genomic interval of Geotrypetes seraphini chromosome 7, aGeoSer1.1, whole genome shotgun sequence:
- the MYF5 gene encoding myogenic factor 5, translating to MEMANSCQFSASDFFYDSSCAPSPEEFDPDFEDGAVGCGAPRSDPPESDGDEEHVRVPSGHHQAGHCLMWACKACKRKSSTMDRRKAATMRERRRLKKVNQAFETLKRCTTGNPNQRLPKVEILRNAISYIESLQDLLREQVESYYSLPGQRSSEPSSPSSSCSDSSPECSSSLWSRKNSFVSIYCSDIHNICSAEKSTALSSLDCLSSIVDRISSPSQTALRFQGMTCLSPSSSTDSQLENPDPHPIYHVL from the exons aTGGAAATGGCGAACAGCTGCCAGTTCTCTGCCTCCGATTTCTTTTACGACAGCTCCTGCGCCCCTTCCCCGGAGGAGTTCGACCCCGACTTCGAGGACGGCGCGGTGGGCTGCGGGGCTCCTAGAAGCGACCCGCCGGAGTCCGACGGAGACGAGGAGCACGTGAGGGTGCCCAGCGGGCACCACCAGGCCGGCCACTGCCTGATGTGGGCTTGCAAAGCCTGCAAGAGGAAGTCCAGCACCATGGACCGCAGGAAGGCGGCCACCATGCGCGAGAGAAGGCGCCTAAAGAAAGTCAACCAGGCGTTCGAAACGCTCAAGCGATGCACCACCGGCAACCCCAACCAAAGGCTGCCCAAGGTGGAGATCCTGAGGAACGCCATCAGCTACATCGAGAGCCTGCAGGATCTCCTGAGAGAGCAGGTCGAGAGCTATTACAGCCTGCCGGGCCAGAGGAGCTCCGAACCCAGCAGCCCGAGCTCCAGCTGTTCGGATAGTTCG CCTGAATGCAGCAGTTCCCTTTGGTCCCGGAAAAACAGTTTTGTCAGTATCTACTGCTCTGACATACACAACA TCTGCTCGGCCGAGAAAAGCACCGCCCTGTCCAGTCTGGACTGTTTGTCCAGCATCGTGGACCGGATTTCCTCACCCAGCCAGACTGCGCTTCGCTTTCAGGGGATGACCTGTCTCTCTCCATCTTCCAGCACCGACTCCCAGCTAGAAAACCCCGATCCACATCCCATCTACCACGTCCTCTGA